A genomic region of Glycine max cultivar Williams 82 chromosome 15, Glycine_max_v4.0, whole genome shotgun sequence contains the following coding sequences:
- the LOC100783568 gene encoding pentatricopeptide repeat-containing protein At1g07590, mitochondrial, with the protein MRSVIGIFAQQRLVQLIHRTPCGIVCLKLFCTQATQNHDSLSRRIEKLPKGESVGSAFRSWMRDGLPVHGGDIFHAINRLRKLNMNKRALQVMEWVIRERPYRPRELDYSYLVEFTTKLHGISHGEKLFSRIPVEFQSELLYNNLVIACLDKGVIKLSLEYMKKMRELGFPISHLVFNRLIILHSSPGRRKMIPKLLTQMKADKVTPHVSTYNILMKIEANEHNLENLVKVFGRMKVAQVEPNEISYCILAIAHAVARLYTATEAYVEAVEKSITGNNWSTLDVLLMLYGYLGNQKELERVWATIQELPSIRSKSYMLAIEAFGRIGQLNRAEEIWLEMKSTKGLKSVEQFNSMMSVYCKHGFIDRAAKLYKNMKASGCKPNAITYHQLALGCLKSGMAEQALKTLDLGLRLTISKRVRNSTPWLETTLSIVEIFAEKGDVGNVERLFEEFHKAKYCRYTFVYNTLIKAYVKAKIYNPNLLKRMILGGARPDAETYSLLKIAEQFQT; encoded by the exons ATGCGAAGTGTGATAGGCATTTTCGCACAACAGAGGTTGGTTCAGTTAATACATCGAACACCTTGTGGCATTGTTTGTTTGAAGCTGTTTTGCACCCAAGCAACACAAAACCACGATTCCCTGTCTCGGAGAATCGAGAAGCTCCCCAAAGGAGAATCCGTTGGCTCCGCTTTCCGCAGTTGGATGAGAGATGGCCTCCCCGTTCATGGCGGTGACATCTTTCACGCCATTAACCGTCTCAGGAAGCTCAACATGAACAAACGCGCCCTTCAG GTGATGGAATGGGTGATCAGGGAGAGGCCCTACAGGCCTAGGGAACTGGATTACTCTTATCTTGTAGAATTTACAACTAAGCTGCATGGGATTTCACATGGTGAGAAGCTTTTCTCCCGAATTCCCGTTGAGTTTCAGAGTGAGTTGCTCTACAACAACCTAGTGATTGCATGCTTGGATAAGGGTGTCATAAAGCTTTCACTTGAgtacatgaagaaaatgagggAATTGGGGTTTCCCATCTCACACTTGGTTTTCAACCGCCTCATTATTCTGCATTCCTCGCCAGGTCGCAGGAAGATGATACCCAAGTTGCTCACCCAGATGAAGGCTGATAAAGTCACCCCACATGTGTCCACCTACaatattttgatgaaaatagAGGCTAATGAACATAATCTTGAGAATTTGGTGAAGGTCTTCGGTCGTATGAAAGTTGCACAGGTTGAACCGAACGAAATATCTTACTGCATTTTGGCTATTGCTCATGCGGTGGCCAGGTTATATACTGCAACTGAAGCATATGTTGAAGCTGTGGAGAAGTCTATTACAGGGAACAACTGGTCAACATTGGATGTCCTGCTTATGTTGTATGGGTATCTTGGGAACCAAAAGGAGCTGGAAAGAGTTTGGGCCACAATTCAAGAACTCCCCTCCATTAGATCTAAAAGTTACATGTTAGCCATTGAAGCGTTTGGTAGAATTGGACAGCTAAACCGAGCTGAAGAAATTTGGTTAGAAATGAAATCAACAAAAGGATTGAAATCTGTAGAGCAATTCAATTCAATGATGTCTGTATATTGCAAACATGGATTCATTGACAGAGCAGCTAAACTGTACAAAAACATGAAGGCAAGTGGGTGTAAACCAAATGCCATAACTTATCATCAGCTTGCTCTGGGCTGCTTGAAATCTGGTATGGCAGAGCAAGCTTTAAAGACATTAGACTTGGGCTTGCGTTTGACTATTAGCAAGAGGGTTAGAAATTCAACCCCATGGTTGGAGACCACTCTTTCAATTGTTGAGATTTTTGCTGAAAAAGGTGACGTGGGAAATGTCGAGAGATTGTTTGAAGAATTTCATAAAGCTAAGTATTGTAGATATACTTTTGTATATAATACCTTGATTAAGGCTTATGTAAAAGCTAAGATTTATaatccaaatcttttgaaaagGATGATTCTTGGGGGAGCTAGACCAGATGCTGAAACCTACAGTCTTTTAAAAATTGCAGAACAATTTCAGACCTGA
- the LOC100784103 gene encoding protein TRM32 isoform X2 produces the protein MWGMLQILDYHRWRVKKVFPHKRRRHATYKRKPILYNQHEDQQHGVTEAEPLLVGQPSKKLHAAGKSSPKNRKKEPRTEKEFNNENSKGNSSMDYSKKNQASREYALHLEKDGKTTEAALNHKPMETNKHNRDISNKFEKHTDVFELLRVEKDLLLKFLRDIDFGGKKVQQASHINARLKKSGSFPLASTSQMRNISSRSLKHKQNEIWAFPKGEKLHAGTQESNMLVSSSVKDTSYEKSMPLASDLGVDSAMKQKAIISSGPSQGSNHKGWNQVVLHQFKVIKQKIKYVLVEFRKSGYQTTSAEAIHRRASPEYSIIKNEEEISQSLEDGVVQQFKRSKSSNETRASDYDSNKHDARLMRRTSSLNESLDRYTQLFEKSFSKDTKWQSSKSKSLKLTNEDKNHKNGHAPRFSRSNLSMPNLETLGFILQDALFDTNDIGTTVEAYNRVHRKSVSLPLKIDKSLDHFKEAEIVETVEGSNRDVNPSLLSDMIMEKIEEIDEEVTCDQKEEMHEPAVGDGSFPQEKEEMNNMTTNLSKEVMATLGTSFEDNKTGNAEGTELNSLGSTLDELETDLSYKGNVYHSLPDSSSDRNASVTAEDTDNTSNFKYVKNVLEFSGFLGNEHTQKRYTVDQPLKPSIFQDLDATLCHEIEPSEETISHQLLFNLVNEVLLEIYGRSPTYFPRPFSFNPRFHPMPKGNYLLDEVWNSVNSYLTLRPELDQTLEDVIGRDLAKGKGWMILQEEEEYVALELEEMIMDDLLDEFIFS, from the exons ATGTGGGGAATGCTTCAAATTCTTGATTACCATCGTTGGCGCGTAAAAAAGGTGTTCCCTCACAAAAGGAGAAGACATGCCACAT ATAAGAGAAAACCCATTTTGTATAACCAACATGAAGATCAACAACATGGAGTTACAGAAGCAGAACCCCTCCTT gTCGGGCAACCTAGCAAAAAATTGCATGCTGCAGGCAAAAGTTCTCCCAAAAATCGCAAAAAGGAACCACGCACTGAGAAAGAGTTTAACAACGAAAACTCCAAAGGCAACAGTAGCATGGACTACTCAAAGAAAAACCAAGCCAGTAGAGAGTATGCACTTCATCTGGAGAAAGATGGCAAGACAACAGAAGCTGCCCTTAACCATAAGCCTATGGAAACAAACAAGCATAATAGAGACATTTCCAATAAATTTGAGAAACATACTGATGTTTTTGAGTTGCTTAGAGTAGAGAAAGATTTATTACTCAAATTTCTACGAGACATAGACTTTGGTGGAAAAAAAGTCCAACAAGCTTCCCACATCAATGCAAGATTGAAAAAATCTGGGTCATTTCCTTTGGCCTCAACTTCACAGATGAGAAACATAAGCTCTAGGTCCTTAAAACACAAGCAAAACGAAATTTGGGCCTTTCCAAAGGGAGAAAAACTGCATGCTGGTACTCAAGAATCAAACATGTTGGTGTCCAGTTCTGTGAAAGATACTTCTTATGAGAAGTCAATGCCTTTAGCGAGTGATCTTGGTGTGGATAGTGCCATGAAACAAAAAGCAATCATTTCTTCAGGGCCTTCTCAGGGATCAAATCACAAAGGGTGGAATCAAGTGGTTCTTCATCAATTCAAAGTTATAAAACAGAAGATAAAATATGTTCTTGTGGAATTCAGAAAAAGCGGTTACCAAACTACTTCTGCTGAAGCCATCCATCGCAGAGCTTCACCTGAATATAGCATCATAAAAAATGAGGAAGAGATCTCACAAAGCTTAGAAGATGGTGTGGTTCAACAATTCAAAAGGAGTAAAAGCTCAAATGAAACTAGAGCTTCTGATTATGATTCCAACAAGCATGATGCTCGCCTCATGCGAAGAACATCCTCTCTGAATGAATCATTGGATAGATATACTCAGTTGTTTGAGAAAAGCTTCAGCAAAGACACTAAGTGGCAAAGCTCAAAGTCTAAAAGCTTAAAATTGACAAACGAGGATAAGAACCACAAGAATGGGCACGCTCCTAGGTTTTCAAGAAGCAACTTGTCTATGCCTAATCTCGAGACTTTAGGCTTCATTCTACAAGATGCACTTTTTGATACAAATGATATAGGGACTACAGTGGAAGCTTATAATCGTGTTCATAGAAAATCAGTGAGTCTTCCTTTGAAGATAGACAAGTCACTTGATCATTTTAAAGAGGCTGAGATTGTGGAAACAGTAGAAGGGAGTAACAGAGATGTTAATCCCAGTCTTTTATCAGATATGATTATGgagaaaattgaagaaattgaTGAAGAAGTTACCTGTGACCAGAAGGAGGAAATGCATGAGCCAGCAGTGGGAGATGGAAGTTTTCCCcaggaaaaagaggaaatgaATAATATGACTACCAATCTTAGCAAGGAGGTGATGGCAACTCTTGGAACTAGCTTTGAGGACAATAAAACTGGAAATGCAGAAG GCACAGAATTGAATTCACTAGGCTCTACATTGGACGAATTGGAGACTGATTTATCATATAAAGGAAATGTATATCATTCTTTGCCAGACTCTTCATCCGACAGAAATGCTAGTGTGACAGCCGAAGACACAGACAACACTTCCAATTTCAAATATGTGAAAAATGTTCTTGAATTTTCGGGCTTCTTGGGAAATGAGCACACTCAGAAGCGATACACAGTAGACCAGCCACTGAAGCCCTCCATATTCCAAGATTTGGATGCGACTTTGTGCCATGAAATTGAACCCTCTGAAGAGACAATCAGCCACCAGCTTCTTTTTAACTTAGTTAATGAGGTGCTGCTTGAAATATATGGAAGGTCTCCAACTTACTTCCCAAGACCATTCTCATTCAACCCCCGCTTCCATCCAATGCCTAAAGGGAACTATCTTCTGGATGAAGTATGGAATAGTGTTAATTCATACCTGACCTTGAGACCTGAGTTAGATCAGACACTAGAAGATGTCATCGGTCGAGATTTGGCAAAAGGAAAAGGCTGGATGATACTTCAAGAGGAAGAGGAGTATGTAGCACTTGAACTAGAGGAGATGATCATGGATGATTTGTTAGATGAATTCATCTTCTCATGA
- the LOC100784103 gene encoding protein TRM32 isoform X1 — protein sequence MGKDLVSSDQTTVQIQDNNPGCMWGMLQILDYHRWRVKKVFPHKRRRHATYKRKPILYNQHEDQQHGVTEAEPLLVGQPSKKLHAAGKSSPKNRKKEPRTEKEFNNENSKGNSSMDYSKKNQASREYALHLEKDGKTTEAALNHKPMETNKHNRDISNKFEKHTDVFELLRVEKDLLLKFLRDIDFGGKKVQQASHINARLKKSGSFPLASTSQMRNISSRSLKHKQNEIWAFPKGEKLHAGTQESNMLVSSSVKDTSYEKSMPLASDLGVDSAMKQKAIISSGPSQGSNHKGWNQVVLHQFKVIKQKIKYVLVEFRKSGYQTTSAEAIHRRASPEYSIIKNEEEISQSLEDGVVQQFKRSKSSNETRASDYDSNKHDARLMRRTSSLNESLDRYTQLFEKSFSKDTKWQSSKSKSLKLTNEDKNHKNGHAPRFSRSNLSMPNLETLGFILQDALFDTNDIGTTVEAYNRVHRKSVSLPLKIDKSLDHFKEAEIVETVEGSNRDVNPSLLSDMIMEKIEEIDEEVTCDQKEEMHEPAVGDGSFPQEKEEMNNMTTNLSKEVMATLGTSFEDNKTGNAEGTELNSLGSTLDELETDLSYKGNVYHSLPDSSSDRNASVTAEDTDNTSNFKYVKNVLEFSGFLGNEHTQKRYTVDQPLKPSIFQDLDATLCHEIEPSEETISHQLLFNLVNEVLLEIYGRSPTYFPRPFSFNPRFHPMPKGNYLLDEVWNSVNSYLTLRPELDQTLEDVIGRDLAKGKGWMILQEEEEYVALELEEMIMDDLLDEFIFS from the exons ATGGGAAAGGACTTGGTTTCTTCTGACCAGACTACTGTTCAAATTCAGGACAATAATCCAGGATGCATGTGGGGAATGCTTCAAATTCTTGATTACCATCGTTGGCGCGTAAAAAAGGTGTTCCCTCACAAAAGGAGAAGACATGCCACAT ATAAGAGAAAACCCATTTTGTATAACCAACATGAAGATCAACAACATGGAGTTACAGAAGCAGAACCCCTCCTT gTCGGGCAACCTAGCAAAAAATTGCATGCTGCAGGCAAAAGTTCTCCCAAAAATCGCAAAAAGGAACCACGCACTGAGAAAGAGTTTAACAACGAAAACTCCAAAGGCAACAGTAGCATGGACTACTCAAAGAAAAACCAAGCCAGTAGAGAGTATGCACTTCATCTGGAGAAAGATGGCAAGACAACAGAAGCTGCCCTTAACCATAAGCCTATGGAAACAAACAAGCATAATAGAGACATTTCCAATAAATTTGAGAAACATACTGATGTTTTTGAGTTGCTTAGAGTAGAGAAAGATTTATTACTCAAATTTCTACGAGACATAGACTTTGGTGGAAAAAAAGTCCAACAAGCTTCCCACATCAATGCAAGATTGAAAAAATCTGGGTCATTTCCTTTGGCCTCAACTTCACAGATGAGAAACATAAGCTCTAGGTCCTTAAAACACAAGCAAAACGAAATTTGGGCCTTTCCAAAGGGAGAAAAACTGCATGCTGGTACTCAAGAATCAAACATGTTGGTGTCCAGTTCTGTGAAAGATACTTCTTATGAGAAGTCAATGCCTTTAGCGAGTGATCTTGGTGTGGATAGTGCCATGAAACAAAAAGCAATCATTTCTTCAGGGCCTTCTCAGGGATCAAATCACAAAGGGTGGAATCAAGTGGTTCTTCATCAATTCAAAGTTATAAAACAGAAGATAAAATATGTTCTTGTGGAATTCAGAAAAAGCGGTTACCAAACTACTTCTGCTGAAGCCATCCATCGCAGAGCTTCACCTGAATATAGCATCATAAAAAATGAGGAAGAGATCTCACAAAGCTTAGAAGATGGTGTGGTTCAACAATTCAAAAGGAGTAAAAGCTCAAATGAAACTAGAGCTTCTGATTATGATTCCAACAAGCATGATGCTCGCCTCATGCGAAGAACATCCTCTCTGAATGAATCATTGGATAGATATACTCAGTTGTTTGAGAAAAGCTTCAGCAAAGACACTAAGTGGCAAAGCTCAAAGTCTAAAAGCTTAAAATTGACAAACGAGGATAAGAACCACAAGAATGGGCACGCTCCTAGGTTTTCAAGAAGCAACTTGTCTATGCCTAATCTCGAGACTTTAGGCTTCATTCTACAAGATGCACTTTTTGATACAAATGATATAGGGACTACAGTGGAAGCTTATAATCGTGTTCATAGAAAATCAGTGAGTCTTCCTTTGAAGATAGACAAGTCACTTGATCATTTTAAAGAGGCTGAGATTGTGGAAACAGTAGAAGGGAGTAACAGAGATGTTAATCCCAGTCTTTTATCAGATATGATTATGgagaaaattgaagaaattgaTGAAGAAGTTACCTGTGACCAGAAGGAGGAAATGCATGAGCCAGCAGTGGGAGATGGAAGTTTTCCCcaggaaaaagaggaaatgaATAATATGACTACCAATCTTAGCAAGGAGGTGATGGCAACTCTTGGAACTAGCTTTGAGGACAATAAAACTGGAAATGCAGAAG GCACAGAATTGAATTCACTAGGCTCTACATTGGACGAATTGGAGACTGATTTATCATATAAAGGAAATGTATATCATTCTTTGCCAGACTCTTCATCCGACAGAAATGCTAGTGTGACAGCCGAAGACACAGACAACACTTCCAATTTCAAATATGTGAAAAATGTTCTTGAATTTTCGGGCTTCTTGGGAAATGAGCACACTCAGAAGCGATACACAGTAGACCAGCCACTGAAGCCCTCCATATTCCAAGATTTGGATGCGACTTTGTGCCATGAAATTGAACCCTCTGAAGAGACAATCAGCCACCAGCTTCTTTTTAACTTAGTTAATGAGGTGCTGCTTGAAATATATGGAAGGTCTCCAACTTACTTCCCAAGACCATTCTCATTCAACCCCCGCTTCCATCCAATGCCTAAAGGGAACTATCTTCTGGATGAAGTATGGAATAGTGTTAATTCATACCTGACCTTGAGACCTGAGTTAGATCAGACACTAGAAGATGTCATCGGTCGAGATTTGGCAAAAGGAAAAGGCTGGATGATACTTCAAGAGGAAGAGGAGTATGTAGCACTTGAACTAGAGGAGATGATCATGGATGATTTGTTAGATGAATTCATCTTCTCATGA
- the LOC100812797 gene encoding ENTH domain-containing protein: protein MSLMLNKNNSNKMGTPLFHEFKKQASFFLKEKFKTARLALTDVTPGELMTEEATKGNSWAPDSPTLRSISRAAFELDDYLRIVEILHKRLLKFDNKNWRASYNSLIVLEHLLTHGPESVAEEFQSDKDVIGQMKCFQHIDDSGFNWGLAVRKKSEQILKLLEEGTLLKEERNRARRLSRGIQGFGSFSPRSTQAQGVLQEKSSPTTFDRRTADFNDNENQENQSFGSNLCLDTAAVKSASPSSQGRILKSLDDSVETESYLDDQGNIQMHQKSETSSGENMTPSKEEFHLWNLKGESNPLLDGSQEDHSRLGMFIAQDDHPFNSTEMHATSSLLSRHEVCYALK from the exons ATGTCACTCATGTTGAACAAAAACAACAGCAACAAAATGGGCACACCTTTGTTCCATGAGTTTAAAAAGCAAGCTTCTTTCTTCCTCAAGGAAAAATTCAAGACTGCTAGATTGGCTCTCACCGATGTTACCCCCGGAGAGCT AATGACAGAAGAAGCTACAAAAGGAAATTCATGGGCCCCAGATTCCCCAACACTTAGATCAATTTCAAGGGCTGCTTTTGAGCTAGATGATTATCTGAGAATTGTAGAGATTCTACACAAAAG ACTGCTTAAATTTGACAACAAGAATTGGAGGGCCTCTTACAATTCTCTGATTGTGCTGGAGCACCTGTTGACTCATGGACCAGAAAGTGTTGCAGAGGAATTTCAAAGTGACAAAGATGTAATTGGCCAGATGAAATGCTTTCAGCATATTGATGACAGTGG GTTCAATTGGGGTCTAGCTGTTAGAAAGAAATCAGAACAGATACTGAAACTGCTGGAAGAAGGAACTCTCCTTAAGGAAGAAAGAAACCGTGCTCGGAGGTTGTCCAGAGGAATTCAAGGTTTTGGAAGTTTCAGTCCACGTTCAACTCAAGCACAAGGCGTTCTGCAGGAAAAATCATCGCCAACCACATTTGACAGACGTACCGCTGACTTCAACGACAATGAAAACCAGGAAAACCAATCCTTTGGCTCAAATCTTTGTCTGGACACAGCAGCAGTTAAATCTGCTAGTCCTAGCTCTCAAGGTAGAATTTTAAAGTCCTTAGATGATAGTGTAGAAACTGAAAGCTACCTGGATGATCAGGGAAACATTCAAATGCACCAGAAATCTGAAACAAGCTCTGGAGAAAACATGACACCTAGCAAGGAGGAATTCCATCTATGGAACTTGAAAGGGGAGTCCAATCCACTTTTGGATGGTAGCCAAGAGGATCATTCTAGACTTGGGATGTTCATAGCCCAAGATGATCACCCCTTTAACTCCACAGAAATGCATGCCACTTCTTCCCTACTTTCTCGACATGAAGTATGTTACGCATTAAAATGA
- the LOC100812797 gene encoding ENTH domain-containing protein isoform X1, which translates to MTEEATKGNSWAPDSPTLRSISRAAFELDDYLRIVEILHKRLLKFDNKNWRASYNSLIVLEHLLTHGPESVAEEFQSDKDVIGQMKCFQHIDDSGFNWGLAVRKKSEQILKLLEEGTLLKEERNRARRLSRGIQGFGSFSPRSTQAQGVLQEKSSPTTFDRRTADFNDNENQENQSFGSNLCLDTAAVKSASPSSQGRILKSLDDSVETESYLDDQGNIQMHQKSETSSGENMTPSKEEFHLWNLKGESNPLLDGSQEDHSRLGMFIAQDDHPFNSTEMHATSSLLSRHEVCYALK; encoded by the exons ATGACAGAAGAAGCTACAAAAGGAAATTCATGGGCCCCAGATTCCCCAACACTTAGATCAATTTCAAGGGCTGCTTTTGAGCTAGATGATTATCTGAGAATTGTAGAGATTCTACACAAAAG ACTGCTTAAATTTGACAACAAGAATTGGAGGGCCTCTTACAATTCTCTGATTGTGCTGGAGCACCTGTTGACTCATGGACCAGAAAGTGTTGCAGAGGAATTTCAAAGTGACAAAGATGTAATTGGCCAGATGAAATGCTTTCAGCATATTGATGACAGTGG GTTCAATTGGGGTCTAGCTGTTAGAAAGAAATCAGAACAGATACTGAAACTGCTGGAAGAAGGAACTCTCCTTAAGGAAGAAAGAAACCGTGCTCGGAGGTTGTCCAGAGGAATTCAAGGTTTTGGAAGTTTCAGTCCACGTTCAACTCAAGCACAAGGCGTTCTGCAGGAAAAATCATCGCCAACCACATTTGACAGACGTACCGCTGACTTCAACGACAATGAAAACCAGGAAAACCAATCCTTTGGCTCAAATCTTTGTCTGGACACAGCAGCAGTTAAATCTGCTAGTCCTAGCTCTCAAGGTAGAATTTTAAAGTCCTTAGATGATAGTGTAGAAACTGAAAGCTACCTGGATGATCAGGGAAACATTCAAATGCACCAGAAATCTGAAACAAGCTCTGGAGAAAACATGACACCTAGCAAGGAGGAATTCCATCTATGGAACTTGAAAGGGGAGTCCAATCCACTTTTGGATGGTAGCCAAGAGGATCATTCTAGACTTGGGATGTTCATAGCCCAAGATGATCACCCCTTTAACTCCACAGAAATGCATGCCACTTCTTCCCTACTTTCTCGACATGAAGTATGTTACGCATTAAAATGA